From Pseudanabaena sp. PCC 6802, one genomic window encodes:
- a CDS encoding helix-turn-helix domain-containing protein, which translates to MVATQEIQLVSRGTQLISSSCEYSGNHLVRELRFRLGLTQEQFAAELGVTFASINRWENRKVQPSPMALKLLRQRLEQMGDRGTDLLDRYF; encoded by the coding sequence ATGGTTGCAACACAAGAAATTCAATTAGTCAGTAGGGGAACCCAGCTAATTTCATCATCTTGCGAATATTCTGGGAACCATTTGGTACGAGAGTTGCGCTTTCGCTTGGGACTGACGCAGGAACAATTTGCCGCAGAATTAGGAGTCACTTTTGCATCGATCAATCGCTGGGAAAACCGCAAGGTACAACCATCACCAATGGCACTGAAACTACTGCGCCAGCGTTTGGAACAGATGGGTGATCGCGGTACCGATCTCCTAGATCGCTACTTTTGA
- a CDS encoding C39 family peptidase has translation MMTQVQEWRRQAAQNLANRIPKIEGDLNNFDLAVDDVVRLLNNQPTRPAGRKAYEGIFPVDKLAIELDVPFYAQTDNYSQPDRTCNSSSCAMAAKYLGANLSGDDEYLQIVLTHGDTTDHSAQTDALVNYGIESAWYTNLDFDDLDESLAANLPVVIAILHRGSEDAPTGGHIIVVIGRTENGDYIVNDPYGDCNDGYTSDVYNGKGAIYSRTLLKARWLVEGSKSGWGRLFIQPAK, from the coding sequence ATGATGACTCAAGTTCAGGAATGGCGGCGGCAAGCTGCTCAGAATCTTGCCAATCGCATCCCTAAAATCGAAGGCGATCTCAACAACTTTGACCTGGCAGTTGACGATGTAGTAAGGCTGTTGAACAACCAGCCTACAAGACCCGCAGGGCGGAAAGCCTATGAAGGCATTTTCCCAGTCGATAAACTTGCGATCGAGTTAGATGTCCCCTTCTACGCACAAACTGATAACTACTCTCAGCCAGATCGAACCTGTAACTCTTCTAGCTGTGCGATGGCAGCTAAGTATCTTGGAGCTAATCTCTCAGGTGATGACGAATATTTGCAAATTGTGCTGACTCATGGCGATACCACCGATCACTCAGCTCAGACAGACGCCTTAGTAAACTATGGCATTGAGTCTGCATGGTACACAAACCTGGATTTCGATGACCTGGATGAATCCTTAGCTGCAAATTTACCCGTTGTAATTGCCATCCTGCATCGTGGTTCTGAAGATGCTCCCACAGGTGGTCACATCATAGTTGTGATTGGCAGGACTGAGAACGGTGACTATATTGTCAACGATCCATACGGGGACTGCAATGATGGCTATACCAGCGATGTCTACAACGGTAAGGGCGCAATCTACAGCCGAACCTTGCTCAAGGCAAGGTGGCTAGTAGAAGGCAGTAAAAGCGGCTGGGGAAGGCTTTTTATTCAGCCAGCCAAATAG
- a CDS encoding HU family DNA-binding protein, with product MNQLELANVIAQELQIGGYDADRFLKVTLEKIVETVTTNQPVELQGFGTFAMRPNAPRTGTSPATGEPFNVPARWSASFKIDKAFKERVEAVPLDQSSPTVSPGSISDIITPGDKPYYFTVQFSDDVGIKASTIGGKNSELGELDVRVTGPNGFNQLARATRTKATADKKGRIVTYAVGAPGGVWDFTANGQYQIDLLEAQVSDLMGNFLSSTTVGNFNVAIPGGSGGI from the coding sequence ATGAACCAACTCGAACTCGCGAATGTGATCGCGCAAGAACTCCAGATCGGCGGCTACGATGCCGATCGCTTCTTGAAAGTCACACTTGAAAAGATCGTGGAGACTGTAACAACCAATCAACCTGTCGAACTGCAAGGTTTCGGTACGTTTGCGATGCGTCCTAACGCTCCGCGCACAGGTACGAGTCCTGCCACTGGCGAACCATTTAACGTTCCCGCCCGCTGGTCTGCCTCCTTCAAAATCGATAAAGCCTTTAAAGAGCGCGTTGAAGCTGTGCCACTGGATCAATCCAGCCCTACTGTCTCCCCTGGCAGTATCTCCGATATCATCACTCCTGGTGATAAGCCCTACTACTTTACCGTCCAGTTCAGCGACGACGTGGGCATCAAAGCCTCTACTATCGGCGGTAAGAACAGCGAACTCGGCGAACTCGATGTGCGCGTGACTGGCCCCAACGGTTTCAACCAACTTGCCAGAGCGACAAGAACCAAAGCTACTGCCGATAAGAAAGGACGGATCGTCACCTATGCTGTCGGTGCTCCTGGTGGCGTGTGGGACTTCACCGCAAACGGTCAATACCAGATCGATCTGCTAGAAGCACAAGTTTCGGACTTGATGGGCAATTTCCTATCGTCTACTACGGTCGGAAACTTTAACGTGGCAATCCCTGGTGGTAGCGGAGGGATCTAA